A genome region from Columba livia isolate bColLiv1 breed racing homer chromosome 2, bColLiv1.pat.W.v2, whole genome shotgun sequence includes the following:
- the DSEL gene encoding dermatan-sulfate epimerase-like protein — MALMFTGHTLFLALMMFAGFTFEESVSNYSDWVTFIENVDQYEKQQLEGLSAEQKLKKVVLHPSLYFDAEDVQALRQKAHTSHLHLFRAIRSAVMVMLSNPLYYLPPPKHVDFAAKWNEIYGNNLPPLAFYCLLCPEDKAALDFALEYMDRMAGYKNWLVENAPGDEVPLGHSLTGFATAFDFLYNSLENERRQKYLEKIWSVSEEMYEYSKVRSWGKQLLHNHQATNMLALLVGALVAGVDKGSQANIWKHTVVDVMEKTMFLLNHIVDGSLDEGVAYGSYTAKSITQYVFLAQRHFGINNLENNWLKMHFWFYYATLLPGFQRTVGVADSNYNWFYGPESQLVFLDKFIMKNGAGNWLAQQIRKHRPKDGPMVPSTAQRWSTLHTEFIWYAAEITPQPPPDYSTAKMHVFPNWGVVTYGAGLANSQTNTFVSFKSGKLGGRAVYDIVHFQPYAWIDGWRSFNPGHEHPDQNSFTFAPNGQVFVSEALYGPKLSHLNNVLVFAPSPTSQCNQPWEGQLGECAQWLKWIGDEVGDSTGEIITASQAGDMMFVSGEAVSAYTSAMKLKSVYRVLLLLNSQTLLVVDHIEKEEDSPVNSVSAFFHNLDIDFKYIPYKFKNKYNGAMMDVWDAHYKMFWFDHHGSSPVARIQEAEQAAEFKKRWTQFVNVTFPMKNTLTRIVYLFHGPYVNVSNCRLIDNAKSGFQISLSVNNTENTISVVTEYQDLKTRFDYLGFGGFAKVVHENKVTKFGLGTESVEKRIKNNRVVFPFGFKVNIVAGLILGVSLVILAFQWQFYISFSKMLRWILILVVTLWLIELVDVWSMCTQPICAKWSSDMTRLEHDEGNKARQLEGNPVLLPDVIITSLPASGAEILKQLFFNSSDFLYVRIPAPYLEIPETEFEIDSFVDPCEWKVSDVQNGHFRLIQGWLQSLVRGTKLHLQNIHLYEASRSKIAQHSATSKDKKKRSKKRESLSEQRSRARGSKEKDAEYIRELRRHLIYYPNARPVLSLSSGSWTLKLPFFQEILGPSMRALYVVRDPRAWIYSMLYKNKPSLYSLKNIPQHLTAMFKGEDGKGKCSLNEGYAFEYESLRKELSNSDSNAVSVLSYLWLANTAAALRINADLQATNYHLVKFEDIVNFPQKTAETIFAFLGIPLPPASLNQILFATSTSLFYLPYEGEISPSSIHAWKQNMPNEEIKRIEDICCSLMDHLGYQKFIE, encoded by the coding sequence ATGGCTCTGATGTTCACAGGACATACTTTATTTCTAGCATTAATGATGTTTGCTGGCTTCACTTTTGAAGAATCTGTAAGTAATTATTCTGATTGGGTGACTTTCATAGAAAATGTAGATCAATATGAAAAACAGCAACTTGAAGGTCTTAGTGCAGAGCAGAAGTTGAAAAAAGTAGTTCTTCACCCAAGCTTGTATTTTGATGCTGAAGACGTCCAGGCACTGAGGCAGAAGGCTCATACAAGCCATTTGCATCTATTTAGAGCTATCAGAAGTGCGGTGATGGTTATGCTATCCAATCCATTATACTACCTACCTCCACCCAAGCACGTTGATTTTGCTGCGAAGTGGAATGAGATTTATGGTAACAACCTGCCGCCTCTAGCATTTTATTGTTTGCTGTGCCCCGAAGATAAAGCTGCACTTGATTTTGCCCTAGAATATATGGATAGAATGGCTGGCTACAAAAACTGGTTGGTTGAGAACGCTCCTGGAGATGAAGTGCCACTTGGTCACTCCTTAACAGGATTTGCAACTGCTTTTGACTTCTTGTATAATTCACTGGAAAATGAGAGACGGCAAAAATACCTAGAGAAGATATGGTCTGTAAGCGAGGAAATGTATGAGTACTCAAAGGTTCGTTCCTGGGGAAAGCAGCTTCTCCATAATCACCAAGCAACCAATATGCTTGCTTTGCTTGTTGGGGCTTTAGTTGCAGGGGTGGACAAAGGATCTCAGGCAAATATTTGGAAACACACTGTTGTTGATGTGATGGAGAAAACAATGTTTCTGCTCAATCATATAGTAGATGGGTCTTTGGATGAGGGAGTAGCTTATGGGAGTTACACAGCGAAGTCAATAACCCAATATGTTTTCCTGGCCCAGCGCCACTTTGGTATTAACAACTTGGAGAATAATTGGCTCAAAATGCACTTTTGGTTTTACTATGCCACCCTATTACCAGGCTTTCAAAGGACTGTGGGTGTTGCGGATTCTAATTACAACTGGTTTTATGGTCCTGAGAGCCAACTAGTTTTTCTGGATAAATTTATCATGAAGAATGGAGCTGGCAACTGGCTGGCACAGCAGATTAGAAAACACAGACCCAAGGACGGGCCAATGGTACCATCCACTGCACAGAGATGGAGCACACTACACACTGAATTCATATGGTATGCTGCCGAAATCACCCCTCAGCCGCCTCCTGACTACAGTACTGCTAAAATGCATGTGTTTCCCAACTGGGGAGTTGTTACTTACGGGGCTGGTTTGGCAAACAGTCAGACAAACACCTTTGTGTCCTTTAAGTCTGGAAAACTTGGCGGACGTGCTGTTTACGATATTGTTCATTTTCAACCGTACGCCTGGATTGATGGGTGGAGAAGTTTCAATCCAGGACATGAACATCCTGACCAGAACTCTTTCACTTTTGCTCCCAATGGACAGGTGTTTGTATCTGAGGCTCTTTATGGGCCTAAACTCAGCCACCTGAACAATGTCTTGGTCTTTGCTCCATCTCCTACGAGCCAGTGCAACCAGCCCTGGGAGGGACAGCTTGGTGAGTGTGCCCAGTGGCTGAAGTGGATTGGTGATGAGGTTGGAGACTCCACTGGAGAAATTATAACAGCCTCCCAGGCTGGGGACATGATGTTTGTGAGTGGTGAGGCAGTATCTGCTTACACATCagcaatgaaactgaaaagtgTATATCGTGTTTTGTTGCTCTTGAATTCTCAGACATTGTTAGTAGTAGACCATATTGAGAAGGAGGAAGACTCTCCTGTTAATTCTGTCAGTGCCTTTTTTCATAATCTCGACATTGATTTTAAATACATACCTTATAAATTTAAGAACAAATACAATGGAGCTATGATGGATGTGTGGGATGCCCACTACAAGATGTTTTGGTTTGATCATCATGGGAGTAGTCCTGTTGCTAGGATACAAGAGGCAGAACAAGCTGCTGAATTCAAAAAGCGATGGACTCAGTTTGTAAATGTTACCTTTCCAATGAAAAACACGCTTACAAGGATTGTTTACCTTTTCCATGGCCCATATGTCAATGTTTCTAACTGCAGACTCATAGATAATGCAAAATCTGGATTTCAGATTTCGCTCAGTGTCAACAACACTGAAAATACCATCTCTGTTGTGACTGAATATCAGGATTTAAAGACAAGGTTTGATTACTTGGGATTTGGTGGTTTTGCCAAAGTAGTTCATGAAAACAAAGTGACCAAGTTTGGTCTAGGTACTGAATCTGTGGAAAAACGGATAAAAAATAATAGGGTGGTTTTCCCATTTGGTTTCAAAGTGAACATAGTTGCAGGGCTAATTTTGGGTGTGAGTTTGGTCATACTGGCTTTTCAGTGGCAGTTTTACATATCCTTCAGTAAAATGTTGCGTTGGATCCTGATACTGGTTGTCACACTGTGGCTTATTGAATTGGTGGATGTGTGGAGCATGTGTACTCAGCCCATCTGTGCAAAATGGAGCAGTGACATGACAAGACTAGAACATGACGAAGGCAATAAAGCCAGACAATTAGAAGGAAACCCTGTTCTTTTGCCAGATGTTATCATTACTTCACTTCCTGCTTCTGGtgcagaaatattaaaacagCTGTTTTTCAATAGCAGTGACTTCTTATATGTCAGGATACCTGCACCCTATCTTGAAATTCCTGAGACTGAATTTGAAATTGATTCCTTTGTAGATCCATGTGAATGGAAGGTTTCTGATGTCCAGAATGGTCATTTTCGTCTTATCCAAGGGTGGCTCCAGTCTCTAGTTCGAGGCACGAAGTTACATTtacaaaatattcatttatatGAAGCCAGCAGAAGTAAAATTGCTCAACATTCTGCTACAAGcaaggacaaaaagaaaagatccAAAAAGAGAGAATCTCTTTCAGAGCAAAGAAGCAGGGCAAGAGGGagtaaagaaaaagatgcaGAATATATTAGGGAACTGAGAAGACATCTCATCTATTATCCAAATGCACGACCTGTGCTTAGTTTAAGTAGTGGGAGCTGGACGTTaaaacttcctttctttcaggAAATCCTAGGACCATCAATGAGAGCATTATATGTAGTAAGGGACCCACGGGCGTGGATATATTCAATGTtgtacaaaaataaaccaagccTTTACTCCTTGAAAAATATTCCACAACACTTGACTGCAATGTTTAAAGGGGAGGATGGTAAAGGAAAATGTAGTTTAAATGAAGGCTATGCCTTTGAGTATGAATCATTAAGAAAAGAACTTTCAAATTCTGATTCAAACGCTGTTTCTGTGTTGTCCTATTTGTGGCtagcaaacacagcagcagcactgagaaTAAATGCAGACTTGCAGGCAACAAATTATCATCTAGTCAAGTTTGAAGATATTGTGAACTTTCCTCAGAAGACGGCTGAAAcaatttttgcctttcttggtattcctcttcctcctgctagCTTAAACCAAATATTATTTGCCACCTCCACTAGTCTTTTCTATCTTCCTTATGAAGGGGAAATTTCACCAAGTAGCATTCATGCCTGGAAACAAAACATGCCCAATGAAGAGATTAAACGTATTGAAGATATctgctgctctctaatggacCACTTAGGATACCAAAAGTTTATAGAGTAA